The genomic interval ATTTTGCGACTTTGGTGATGGCGTTTGCCTCGGCGTGAAGGACGTAGGATTTGGTTTTTCCGTTTTCGTCCTCGCAGATGTTCTCGAAACCCGAAGGGGTACCGTTGTAGCCGTCGGAGATGATCATCTTATCCTTGACGATCAGTGCTCCGACCTTGCGGCGGACACAGTAGGAATTTTCGGCCCAGATGCGCGCCATGCGGAGATAGCGCAGGTCGAGTTGGTGCTGTTTCTCTTCCTGATAACCCATAGGTCTTTGGTTTGTCGGTTTTATGAATAGACCCGGAAGGCGCATTTCCGCGGCCTTCCGGATCACTTTTATTCGGTTGAAGGAGCCTCTCCCCAAAAAGGGGCAACGGAGATTCAGAACCCCGTTGCGGCTCTATCCCGGGTTTGGGTTGGCAGGGCCGCTGACGACCAGAACCCCGTTGCGGCCCCATCCCCCATAAAGGGGTTTTCTTAAAACCCTAGGGCAACGGAGGTTCAGAAACCCGTTGTAGCTTCATCTGGGTGGAAGGGCTGCTGACGGTCTGAAACCCGTTGTGGTTCTATCCCCCACAAAAGGGCTCTCTTAGAGCCCCTTGCCGTGGCAGTTTTTGTATTTCTTGCCGCTGCCGCAGGGACAGGGATCGTTCCGTCCGACCTTCTTCTCGACGTGCAGAGGCATGGGTTTCTGCCGCTCCTGCTGCCCGGCCTGCGCCGCGGCCTGCATTCTCGAAGCCTGGAGCTTGTTGACATCGACCTTGGCCCGGCGTTCCCGCTCCATCTGCTGACGCTTGGCCTCGTCGACGTTCTGGTCGCGGACGGGGATGTAGGCCTTGTTGAGGATCGAAAGCACCTCGCGATTGACCTTGATGAGCATCTTGGAGAAGAGCCCGAAGGATTCGAACTTGTAGATCAGCAGGGGATCCTTCTGCTCGTAGGTTGCATTCTGCACGCTCTGGCGCAGGTCGTCCATTTCGCGCAGGTGCTCGCGCCAGGCATCGTCGATGGAGGTGAACATCACGACCTTGGAGAAAACCTTGTAGATCTCGGCACCGTCGGTCTCCTGACACTTGCGGAGGTTAACCGGGATGTTGTATCCGAGGTGTCCGTCGGTGATCGGGAAGTAGATGTTCGAGTCGAGCTGGTCCTTGCGGTCCTCGTAGATGCGCTGCATGACGGGACGCACGGTGTCGGCCACGGCCTTGGCACGGCGTGCATAGGCCTCCTTGAGCGCCTTGACGATCGCCTCGACCAGTTCGGCGGGTTTGGCATTCTCGTATGCAGCCTGGTCGATGGCGGGCTCCACGGCGACCTGACGGATCAGCTCCATGCGGAATTCGTCGTATTCGATGCCGCGGCACTCCTCGACGAAGTTGTCGGCGAAATCGTACATGATGTTGTTCAGGTCGATTTCGATGCGTTCGCCGTAGAGGGCGTGGCGGCGCCGGGTATAGATGACCTCCCGCTGGGAGTTCATCACGTCGTCGTATTCGAGCAGGCGCTTGCGGATTCCGAAGTTGTTCTCCTCGACCTTCTTCTGGGCGCGCTCGATGGCCTTGGTCATCATGCCGGCCTGGATCACCTCGCCCTCCTTGAGTCCCATGCGGTCCATCATGGTGGCGATTCGTCCCGAGCCGAATAGACGCATCAGGTCGTCTTCGAGCGAGACGAAGAACTGCGACGATCCGGGGTCACCCTGACGTCCGGCACGACCGCGCAACTGGCGGTCTACGCGTCGGCTTTCGTGGCGCTCGGTACCGATGATGGCCAGACCGCCTGCGGCCTTGACCTCGGGCGTGAGCTTGATGTCGGTACCGCGGCCTGCCATGTTGGTGGCGATGGTCACCTGTCCCGAGCGTCCGGCTTCGGCGACGACCTGTGCTTCGAGGGCGTGCTGCTTGGCATTGAGGACGTTGTGCTTGATTCCGCGCAGTTTGAGCATGCGGCTCAGCAACTCGGAGATCTCCACCGAGGTGGTGCCCACGAGAACCGGACGGCCTTCGCCGACCAGGCGGACGATCTCCTCGATGACGGCGTTGTACTTTTCGCGCTTGGTCTTGTAGATGAGGTCCTGGCGGTCGTCGCGGATGACGGGACGGTTCGTGGGGATGACCACGACGTCGAGTTTGTAGATGCTCCAGAACTCCGAAGCCTCGGTTTCGGCCGTACCGGTCATACCGGCCAGCTTGTGATACATGCGGAAGTAGTTCTGGAGGGTGATGGTCGCAAAGGTCTGCGTGGCGGCCTCGACCTTGACGTGCTCCTTGG from uncultured Alistipes sp. carries:
- a CDS encoding dCMP deaminase family protein, whose translation is MGYQEEKQHQLDLRYLRMARIWAENSYCVRRKVGALIVKDKMIISDGYNGTPSGFENICEDENGKTKSYVLHAEANAITKVAKSANNCDGSTLYITAAPCIECSKLIIQAGIRRVVYSDDYRSEEGLDLLRRVGIECVQYKSDEIG
- the secA gene encoding preprotein translocase subunit SecA: MDIVASIIKALFGSKADKDRKLIEPYLQKIKAVYPTIEALSNDELRARSEDLKKQIADFIAADEARIVELKAELEKPETSLEEKEKISKEIDDTTKRIDEKIEEILDRILPEAFAIMKDTARRFAQNDTVVVTANDFDRELAATKDFVTIDGDKAVYATHWMAGGNDVKWDMIHYDVQLFGGVVLHQGKIAEMATGEGKTLVATLPVFLNALARKGVHMVTVNNYLAKRDSEWMGPMYEFHGLSVACIDDTQPNSDARRKAYMADITFGTNNEYGFDYLRDNMASSPKDLVQRKHHFAIVDEVDSVLIDDARTPLIISGPVPKGDDQLFEQYCPSIDHLYNLQKNLVTQLLAEARQLISAGKTEEGGIKLYRAHKGLPKYKPLIKYLSEQGVKALMQKTENIYMQDNNRRMPEITDDLFFVIDEKLNSVELTDKGHEVLSNYFKEDGFFVLPDIGAEVAELEKSTLSPEEKAAKRDEVINDYAVKSERVHTVNQLLKAFAMFEKDIEYVVMDNKVKIVDEQTGRILEGRRYSDGLHQAIEAKEHVKVEAATQTFATITLQNYFRMYHKLAGMTGTAETEASEFWSIYKLDVVVIPTNRPVIRDDRQDLIYKTKREKYNAVIEEIVRLVGEGRPVLVGTTSVEISELLSRMLKLRGIKHNVLNAKQHALEAQVVAEAGRSGQVTIATNMAGRGTDIKLTPEVKAAGGLAIIGTERHESRRVDRQLRGRAGRQGDPGSSQFFVSLEDDLMRLFGSGRIATMMDRMGLKEGEVIQAGMMTKAIERAQKKVEENNFGIRKRLLEYDDVMNSQREVIYTRRRHALYGERIEIDLNNIMYDFADNFVEECRGIEYDEFRMELIRQVAVEPAIDQAAYENAKPAELVEAIVKALKEAYARRAKAVADTVRPVMQRIYEDRKDQLDSNIYFPITDGHLGYNIPVNLRKCQETDGAEIYKVFSKVVMFTSIDDAWREHLREMDDLRQSVQNATYEQKDPLLIYKFESFGLFSKMLIKVNREVLSILNKAYIPVRDQNVDEAKRQQMERERRAKVDVNKLQASRMQAAAQAGQQERQKPMPLHVEKKVGRNDPCPCGSGKKYKNCHGKGL